In a genomic window of Rhinolophus ferrumequinum isolate MPI-CBG mRhiFer1 chromosome 2, mRhiFer1_v1.p, whole genome shotgun sequence:
- the TBCCD1 gene encoding TBCC domain-containing protein 1 — MDQSGVLLWVKAEPFIVGALQVPPPSKFSLHYLRKISTYVRTRATEGAYPRLYWSTWRHIACGKLQLAKDLAWLYFEIFDSLAVKTPEERLEWSEILSNCTSEEEVEKQRNQLSVDTLQFLLFLYVQQLNKVSLRTSLIGEEWPSPRNRSQSPDLTEKSSCHNKNWNDYSHQAFVCDHLSDLLELLLDPEQLTASSHSAHSSLVSREAVVALSFLIEGTVSRARKIYPLHELALWPPLHAQSGFSKISKTFSFYKLEAWLRACLTGNPFGTSACLKSGKKLAWAHQVEGTTKRAKIACNTHVAPRMHRMVVMSQVYKQTLAKSSDTLVGAHVKIHRCNESFIYLLSPLRSVTIEKCRNSTFVLGPVQTALHLHSCDNVKVIAVCHRLSISSTTGCVFHILTPTRPLILSGNHTVTLAPFHTHYPMLEEHMARTGLATVPNHWDNPMIVCRENSNTSVFRLLPPCEFYVFIIPFEMEGDTTEIPGGLPSVYQKALGQREQKIQIWQKTVKEAHLTKDQRKQFQVLVENKFYEWLINTGHRQQLDSLVPPVAGSKQAAG, encoded by the exons ATGGACCAGTCCGGAGTTCTCCTTTGGGTGAAAGCAGAACCCTTTATAGTGGGCGCCTTGCAGGTCCCTCCTCCATCCAAATTCAGTCTTCACTATCTCAGGAAGATATCCACCTATGTGCGAACCCGAGCCACAGAGGGAGCTTACCCACGCCTGTACTGGTCTACATGGAGGCACATTGCATGTGGGAAGCTGCAGTTGGCTAAGGATCTGGCATGgctttactttgaaatatttgataGTCTTGCAGTAAAGACACCGGAGGAGCGCCTGGAGTGGTCTGAGATTCTGTCCAACTGCACATCTGAGGAGGaagttgaaaagcagagaaatcAG CTTTCAGTGGACACCTTGCAGTTTCTGCTCTTCTTGTACGTACAGCAGTTAAATAAGGTCTCTCTGAGGACATCTTTGATTGGAGAAGAGTGGCCTAGTCCCAGAAACAGATCTCAGTCTCCTGACCTGACTGAAAAATCCAGTTGTCATAATAAG aaCTGGAATGATTATAGTCACCAAGCTTTTGTCTGTGATCATCTGTCAGATCTCCTTGAGCTGCTTTTAGATCCAGAACAACTCACTGCATCCTCTCATTCGGCCCATAGTAGTCTCGTCTCACGAGAAGCTGTTGTGGCGCTCAGCTTTCTTATTGAAGGTACAGTGAGCAGAGCCAGGAAGATATATCCACTTCATGAACTTGCTCTGTGGCCACCCCTACATGCACAAAGTGGCTTCTCAAAGATCTCTAAGACGTTTTCTTTCTACAAGCTGGAAGCCTGGTTGAGAGCCTGCTTGACTGGGAATCCCTTTGGTACATCTGCTTGCCTCAAGTCTGGAAAGAAATTAGCTTGGGCTCACCAAG ttgAAGGGACGACCAAAAGAGCTAAGATTGCTTGTAATACTCATGTGGCCCCTCGGATGCACCGCATGGTGGTGATGAGCCAGGTTTACAAGCAGACCTTGGCCAAAAGCTCAGACACTCTGGTGGGGGCACATGTAAAGATTCATCGTTGCAACGAATCTTTTATATATCTGCTCTCTCCCTTACG atcCGTGACAATTGAGAAGTGCAGGAATAGCACCTTTGTCCTGGGCCCTGTACAGACTGCTCTTCACCTCCACAGCTGTGACAACGTTAAAGTGATTGCTGTTTGCCATCGTTTGTCCATCTCTTCTACAACAGGCTGTGTCTTTCACATTCTAACCCCTACACGCCCACTTATTCTCTCTGGGAACCACACAGTAACTCTTGCCCCTTTTCATACCCATTATCCAATGCTGGAGGAGCATATGGCCAGGACGGGCCTCGCTACCGTGCCCAACCATTGGGATAATCCAATGATTGTGTGCAGAGAGAACAGCAACACAAGTGTCTTTCGACTCTTACCACCATGTGAATTCTATGTGTTTATTATTCCATTTGAAATGGAAGGGGACACAACAGAGATACCTGGGGGTCTTCCATCTGTGTATCAGAAAGCACTGGGGCAAAGAGAACAGAAGATCCAGATCTGGCAGAAAACGGTGAAGGAGGCTCATTTGACAAA GGATCAAAGGAAGCAGTTCCAGGTACTTGTGGAGAATAAGTTTTATGAGTGGCTGATCAATACAGGACATCGCCAGCAGCTGGACAGCCTGGTGCCCCCTGTGGCAGGTTCCAAACAAGCAGCAGGATAA